TTTGCTTTTTTACGAGCTTGATAACCGACTTCTTCGCCGCCTTTTTTTGCGGGTGTTTGGCTACCGTCAAAGTCGCAACTTGAACAATCTATTTTCGATTTGTTTTTCTTCAAAATTTCTACCCAACAAGTCTGCCAAGCACCTTCTTCACACCATTTCCGGTAATGTCCAAACACGGTTTTATAGCTCGGAACTACCTCTGAAAATAATTGTTCCATTGGTAAAAGTGCCCATTGAATACCTGTTTTCAATTTGTATAAAATACAGTTAATTATCTCACTAATAGGCGATTTTGGTTTAAACCCTCTTTTTCTTTTAGGTAAATGTGGGATAATTTCTCCTACTATCGTATCTTTGTCCAGTACTACAAACAAGGTCTTTGGTTTTTATGTTTCACACCACAAAAATCATAATTCCTTGTTTGTTTTCAAAAAGTCAAGATAGACTCAGTAAGATATATGTTCCGTATGAAAGCACTAAGAAACATTGCATTAGCCGTAATCCTCCTCTCACTCGTGGGTTGTGGAGGAAAGAGCACCCGGGGCAACAAAGAGGCACTCAGCCTCAGACTGGGTGCGATGTCGTCCGTAGACTATGTCCCTTTTGCCATTGCCGAACACATGGGGATCAATGACTCTCTGGGTCTGGATGTGGAGATGATCAAGTTCTTCTCCGCCAACGACAGAGACGCAGCCTTCCGTACCGGGGAGATCGATGGTACAGTGATCGACTTCACAGGAGCGGCTCTCCAGCATGCCGGTGGCATTCCGCTTGCTTTGGTCATGAAGCACGATGGGGTGTTTGAGCTCATGGCCAAGGGTTTTGACTCCCTCGAAGGGCTCAAAGGCAAACGCATAGCCATCTCTCGCAATACCGTCATCGAGTACGCCACCGACCGCATCCTTGCCGAGGCAGGCCTCTCGGAGAACGACATCACCAAGATAGAGATCAACAAGATCCCTCTACGCATGGAGATGCTCCTCGCAGGCGAGATCGACGGTTCGGTCTTCCCCGATCCGTTTGCCCTCATATCCAAGAGCAAGGGCGCAACGGCACTCATATCGACAAAGTCGATGGGCTTCTCCGTCACGGGGACGATGTTCACTGCCGAGGCGATAGAGACCAAGGCCGAAGCCATCCGCACCCTTCTCCACGGCTACAACCTTGCTGTGGACTATATGCGCACCCACCCTCGCAGTACGTGGATGCATGTCCTTGTCGAGGATGCCGGCTTCCCCCAAGAGGTAGCCGAGAGAGTCGTCTTACCCGAATACACTCATGCTCAACTCCCTGAGCCGAAAGATATGGAAGCGACCATAGCTTGGCTCAAGGCCAAAGGACTTGTCCCCGACAGTTACAACGGCGAAGGCCTCATAGAGTCGTCACTACTTCCCTGACATAGGTTTTCGGACTGATGAGCAAGGATGTCTGCATAGATCACCTTTCGGTCTCCTACCGGCGCGCAGGGAGGACGACACACGCCATCTCGGACATTTCGTGCGAGATACCTCAGGGGATCGTGTGCGGCATCACGGGTCCTTCGGGTTGTGGCAAGTCGACCCTCCTCTATGTCCTTGCCGGCATCATCACCGACTATGAGGGCGGTGTGCATATCGGTGGACAGATCCCCGATCCTCACCGTCTGTCGATAGGCCTTGTGCCTCAGAACTATGGGCTCTTACCATGGAAGACAGCCGAAGACAATATCCTCTTCCCCCTCCACCTGCGTCGCCAAAAGGTCGACCCCACCCTCTTCGACAACATCATCGAAGGGCTTGAGCTGAGACCTCTCTTGTCACGATTTCCGCACGAACTCAGTGGTGGCCAGTGTCAGCGCGTCGCACTTGCACGTGCTTTCGTCCAACGCCCCGACATCCTGCTCCTTGACGAGGCATTCTCGGCCTTGGACATCAACACCGCGGCGAAGAGCCGACGACTCTTTGCATCACTCCAACAACTCACCGGTGTGACCACCATCCTCGTGACACATAATATAGATGAGGCCATCGAGATGTGCGATCACATCATCGTCATGGGAGACAGCCCCGGGCGGATCATTGCTCGTCATGACCGTCCCGATGC
This is a stretch of genomic DNA from Porphyromonas cangingivalis. It encodes these proteins:
- a CDS encoding ABC transporter substrate-binding protein; translation: MKALRNIALAVILLSLVGCGGKSTRGNKEALSLRLGAMSSVDYVPFAIAEHMGINDSLGLDVEMIKFFSANDRDAAFRTGEIDGTVIDFTGAALQHAGGIPLALVMKHDGVFELMAKGFDSLEGLKGKRIAISRNTVIEYATDRILAEAGLSENDITKIEINKIPLRMEMLLAGEIDGSVFPDPFALISKSKGATALISTKSMGFSVTGTMFTAEAIETKAEAIRTLLHGYNLAVDYMRTHPRSTWMHVLVEDAGFPQEVAERVVLPEYTHAQLPEPKDMEATIAWLKAKGLVPDSYNGEGLIESSLLP
- a CDS encoding ABC transporter ATP-binding protein, whose protein sequence is MSKDVCIDHLSVSYRRAGRTTHAISDISCEIPQGIVCGITGPSGCGKSTLLYVLAGIITDYEGGVHIGGQIPDPHRLSIGLVPQNYGLLPWKTAEDNILFPLHLRRQKVDPTLFDNIIEGLELRPLLSRFPHELSGGQCQRVALARAFVQRPDILLLDEAFSALDINTAAKSRRLFASLQQLTGVTTILVTHNIDEAIEMCDHIIVMGDSPGRIIARHDRPDAETLRTHLAGSKS